Below is a genomic region from Gemmatimonadota bacterium.
TGGTCCAGGTCAACGTCAACGGCGTCCTTCACGGCGTCGGCGCGGTACTTCCCGCCATGCTCGAACAGGGCGGCGGCCACATCGTCAACCTCGGTTCGGTGGCCGGACGCAGACCCTTCACCGGGGCGTCCGTCTACGCTGCGACCAAGTTCGCGGTGCGGGCCCTCTCCTGGGGCATGCACCTCGATCTCGGCCAGGCTCATGGCATCCGCGTCACCGACATCCAGCCCGGCTTCGTCTCCACCGAGATTCTAGGCTCGCTTCCCGGCGAGGCCCGGACGGAGTGGGAGCGAAGCTGGGAGGGGCTGCGCCCGCTGAAGGTCGAGGACATCGCAAGGGCCGTGGTGTTCGCGGTCACGGCCCCCGAGCACGTTTCGGTCAGCGAAGTCCTCATCCGCCCTCTCGATCAGCCGGCCTGAATCCGGGCAAGGAGGCCGCTCCGCACATGAGACACCACTTCCTTCCGCGCACCCGGAACGGACGTATCGCCTTCGTCGCCTTCGTTCTGCTCTTCGGGCTCGTGATACCGCCGTTCACCCACACCGTCCTCAACCGCGTCGATCTGAGTTTCGCCGGGATTCCCTTCCTCTACATCGCCCTCTTCGCCGTCTACTCCGCTCTGATCGCGGTGCTGATCTGGGCGTACCGCAAGGGGGTATAGCAGCATGGCGACCTGGGTAGTGGCCACAAGCCTGATCGTGATCTACCTGCTGGTGACGCTGGGCTTGGCCGTGGTGGCGAACCGTCGCCTCACCGTCGACATGGAGGACTTCCTCCTCTGCGGCAGAAAGACGGGCTTCATCGTCCTCTACCTTACGGTGTGCGCCACATTTCACTCGGCCTTCGCCTTCCTGGGCTCGGGCGGATTCTTCTACACCCACGGCGTCGGCTTCTGGGCGGCGGGCGCGTGGACGGTCCTCGTCGGCGCCTGCACCTACGTGATCGGGACGCGCATCTGGGCTCTGGGCAAGACCTTCGGCTAC
It encodes:
- a CDS encoding SDR family oxidoreductase, which gives rise to MTSTDPADLQGRVAIITGATAGIGAAVSEGAAVVLAARREDRLEAETRRLTDQGCRALAVRADVTDMADMRALADTTLAEFDRIDILVNNAGVLLASPFTDANVEEWTRMVQVNVNGVLHGVGAVLPAMLEQGGGHIVNLGSVAGRRPFTGASVYAATKFAVRALSWGMHLDLGQAHGIRVTDIQPGFVSTEILGSLPGEARTEWERSWEGLRPLKVEDIARAVVFAVTAPEHVSVSEVLIRPLDQPA